In Halopseudomonas xinjiangensis, a single genomic region encodes these proteins:
- a CDS encoding glycoside hydrolase family 1 protein, which produces MYTPNLFDSFFLGGFECSNHRRSDGRRLDLLAATGHDRWVAHDYAALKRHGVTTVRDGLRWHLIERAPGQYDWSSFLPMLQAAEQQGIQVIWDLCHYGWPDDIDIWRPQFVERFARYAAAAAQVIRDNTGRVPFFAPLNEISFWSWAGGDEAYFNPMARGRGFELKHQLIRATIAAIDAIRAVEPRARFVQVEPAIHVIASNDRPGPRKAAEDFRLSQFQVWDMLKGDLWPGLGGAPEYLDIIGINYYSDNQWYLNGGVIELGHADYRPFKGILSEIQHRYERPMLIAETGAEGDQRGEWLRYVSEQVGLAMQRGVPVEGICLYPIVDYPGWADERHCPVGLLGFADDNGHRPVHSGLAEELHLQRVRFDRSAFEPESVDLAQ; this is translated from the coding sequence ATGTACACGCCGAATCTGTTCGACAGCTTCTTTTTGGGCGGCTTCGAGTGTTCGAATCATCGACGTAGCGATGGCCGGAGGCTCGATCTTCTGGCCGCTACCGGCCATGATCGCTGGGTCGCTCACGATTATGCGGCGCTGAAGCGGCACGGTGTGACCACGGTAAGGGATGGGTTGCGCTGGCATCTTATCGAGCGAGCACCCGGCCAGTACGACTGGTCGAGCTTTCTGCCGATGCTGCAGGCGGCAGAACAGCAGGGGATACAGGTTATCTGGGACCTCTGCCACTACGGCTGGCCGGATGACATCGATATCTGGCGACCGCAATTCGTCGAGCGTTTCGCCCGCTACGCTGCGGCAGCGGCTCAGGTGATTCGCGACAATACCGGTCGCGTCCCGTTTTTCGCCCCGCTCAACGAAATCTCCTTCTGGTCATGGGCAGGGGGCGACGAAGCCTATTTCAATCCCATGGCGCGCGGCCGCGGGTTCGAACTCAAGCATCAGCTTATTCGTGCCACCATCGCAGCTATAGATGCGATTCGTGCGGTCGAGCCGCGGGCACGTTTTGTCCAGGTAGAGCCAGCCATTCACGTCATTGCCAGCAACGATCGTCCGGGGCCGCGCAAGGCCGCCGAAGACTTTCGCCTCTCCCAATTCCAGGTCTGGGACATGCTCAAGGGCGACCTGTGGCCCGGGCTGGGTGGAGCGCCGGAGTACCTGGACATCATCGGTATCAATTATTACTCGGACAACCAGTGGTACCTCAACGGTGGCGTGATCGAACTGGGGCATGCCGATTATCGGCCGTTCAAAGGGATTCTCAGCGAGATTCAACACCGCTACGAACGGCCCATGCTGATTGCCGAAACCGGCGCCGAGGGCGATCAGCGTGGCGAGTGGCTGCGCTATGTCAGCGAGCAGGTCGGACTCGCCATGCAGCGTGGCGTGCCGGTCGAGGGCATCTGCCTGTATCCGATTGTGGACTACCCGGGCTGGGCAGACGAACGGCATTGTCCGGTGGGTTTGCTGGGATTCGCCGACGATAACGGCCACCGTCCGGTGCACAGCGGGCTGGCAGAAGAACTGCACTTGCAGCGAGTCCGCTTCGACCGCAGTGCATTCGAGCCGGAATCGGTCGATCTAGCCCAGTGA